In Canis lupus familiaris isolate Mischka breed German Shepherd chromosome 24, alternate assembly UU_Cfam_GSD_1.0, whole genome shotgun sequence, a single genomic region encodes these proteins:
- the VPS16 gene encoding vacuolar protein sorting-associated protein 16 homolog isoform X2, with protein MPEVPGLQSAPSCWTTLCQDRVAHILLAVGPDLYLLDHAACSAVTLPGLAPGVSSFLQMAVSFTYRHLALFTDTGYIWMGTSSLKEKLCEFNCNIRAPPKQMVWCSRPRSKERAVVVAWERRLMVVGDAPESIQFVLDEDSYLVPELDGVRIFSRSTHEFLHEVPVASEEIFKIASMAPGALLLEAQKEYEKESQKADEYLREIQELGQLTQAVQQCIEAAGHEHRPDMQKSLLRAASFGKCFLDKFPPDSFVRMCQDLRVLNAIRDYHIGIPLTYSQYKQLTIQVLLDRLVLRRLYPLAIQICEYLRLPEVQGVSRILAHWACYKVQQKDVSDEDVARAINQKLGDTPGVSYSDIAARAYGCGRTELAIKLLEYEPRSGEQVPLLLKMKRSKLALSKAIESGDTDLVFTVLLHLKNELNRGDFFMTLRNQPMALSLYRQFCKHQELETLKDLYNQDDNHQELGSFHIRASYAAEERIEGRVAALQTAADAFYKAKNEFAAKATEDQMRLLRLQRRLEDELGGHFVDLSLHDTVTTLILGGHSKRAEQLARDFRIPDKRLWWLKLTALADLEDWEELEKFSKSKKSPIGYLPFVEICMKQHNKYEAKKYASRVGPEQKVKALLLVGDVAQAADVAIEHRNEAELSLVLSHCTGATDGATADKIQRARAQAQKK; from the exons ATGCCAGAGGTGCCAG GTCTGCAGAGTGCACCCTCATGCTGGACCACACTGTGCCAGGACCGAGTTGCACACATTCTTCTGGCTGTGGGGCCTGATCTTTACCTCCTCGACCACGCAGCCTGCTCCGCAGTG ACGctccctggcctggccccaggaGTGAGCAGCTTCCTGCAGATGGCTGTCTCCTTCACCTACCGACATCTGGCACTCTTCACAGACACAGGCTACATCTGGATGGGGACATCATCACTCAAG GAGAAGCTGTGTGAGTTCAACTGCAACATCCGGGCCCCCCCGAAGCAGATGGTCTG GTGCAGCCGTCCTCGCAGCAAAGAGAGGGCTGTCGTGGTGGCATGGGAGAGGCGTCTAATGGTGGTGGGTGATGCACCCGAGAGCATCCA ATTTGTGCTGGATGAAGACTCCTACCTGGTGCCTGAGCTGGATGGGGTCCGCATCTTCTCTCGTAGCACCCACGAGTTCCTGCATGaggttccag TGGCCAGCGAGGAGATCTTCAAAATTGCCTCAATGGCCCCCGGGGCACTGTTGTTGGAGGCCCAGAAAGAGTATGAG AAAgagagccaaaaggcagatgagTACCTACGGGAGATCCAGGAGCTGGGCCAGCTGACCCAGGCCGTGCAGCAGTGCATTGAGGCTGCGGGACATGAGCACCGGCCAGACATGCAGAAGAGTCTGCTCAGG GCGGCCTCCTTTGGAAAGTGTTTCCTCGACAAATTTCCACCTGACAGCTTCGTGCGCATGTGTCAGGACCTGCGTGTGCTAAATGCCATTCGGGACTATCACATCGGAATCCCCCTCACTTATAGCCA ATATAAGCAGCTCACCATCCAGGTGCTGCTGGACAG GCTTGTGTTGCGGAGGCTTTACCCCCTGGCGATTCAGATTTGCGAGTACCTGCGCCTTCCTGAAGTGCAGGGTGTCAGCAGGATCCTGGCCCACTGGGCCTGCTATAAG GTGCAACAGAAAGACGTGTCTGACGAGGATGTTGCTCGGGCCATTAACCAGAAACTGGGGGACACACCAGGCGTCTCTTACTCTGACATTGCTGCACGGGCCTATGGATGTGGCCGCACAGAGCTGGCCATCAAG CTGCTGGAGTATGAGCCACGCTCTGGGGAGCAGGTACCCCTTCTCCTAAAGATGAAGAGGAGCAAACTGGCACTGAGCAAGGCTATCGAGAGTGGGGACACTGATCTGG TGTTCACGGTATTGCTGCACCTGAAGAATGAGCTCAACCGAGGAGATTTTTTCATGACTCTTCGGAACCAGCCCATGGCCCTGAGTTTGTACCGACAA TTCTGCAAACATCAGGAGCTAGAGACACTGAAGGACCTTTACAATCAGGATGACAACCACCAGGAGCTGGGCAGCTTCCACATCCGAGCCAGCTATGCTGCAGAGGAG CGTATTGAGGGGCGAGTCGCAGCTCTGCAGACAGCAGCCGATGCCTTCTACAAGGCCAAGAATGAGTTTGCAGCCAAG GCCACGGAGGATCAAATGCGGCTCCTGCGGCTGCAGCGGCGCCTGGAAGATGAGCTGGGGGGCCACTTCGTGGACTTGTCTCTGCACGACACAGTCACCACCCTCATCCTGGGCGGCCACAGCAAGCGTGCAGAGCAGCTGGCACGTGACTTCCGCATTCCGGACAAGAG GCTCTGGTGGCTGAAGCTGACCGCCCTGGCAGATCTGGAAGATTGGGAGGAGCTAGAAAAATTTTCTAAGAGCAAGAAATCGCCCATTGGCTACCTG CCCTTTGTCGAGATCTGCATGAAGCAGCACAACAAGTATGAGGCCAAGAAGTATGCCTCCCGAGTGGGTCCCGAGCAGAAGGTCAAGGCCTTGCTTCTCGTTGG GGATGTGGCTCAGGCTGCAGATGTGGCCATTGAGCACCGGAACGAAGCAGAGCTGAGCCTCGTATTGTCCCACTGCACTGGAGCCACAGATGGGGCTACAGCCGACAAAATTCAGCGGGCTAGGGCACAAGCCCAGAAGAAGTGA
- the VPS16 gene encoding vacuolar protein sorting-associated protein 16 homolog isoform X1, translated as MDCYTANWNPLGDSAFYRKYELYSMDWDLKEELRDCLVAAAPYGGPIALLRNPWRKEKATSIRPVLEIYSASGLPLASLLWKSGPVVSLGWSAEEELLCVQEDGVVLVYGLHGDFRRHFSMGNEVLQNRVLDARIFHTEFGSGLAILTGAHRFTLSANVGDLKLRRMPEVPGLQSAPSCWTTLCQDRVAHILLAVGPDLYLLDHAACSAVTLPGLAPGVSSFLQMAVSFTYRHLALFTDTGYIWMGTSSLKEKLCEFNCNIRAPPKQMVWCSRPRSKERAVVVAWERRLMVVGDAPESIQFVLDEDSYLVPELDGVRIFSRSTHEFLHEVPVASEEIFKIASMAPGALLLEAQKEYEKESQKADEYLREIQELGQLTQAVQQCIEAAGHEHRPDMQKSLLRAASFGKCFLDKFPPDSFVRMCQDLRVLNAIRDYHIGIPLTYSQYKQLTIQVLLDRLVLRRLYPLAIQICEYLRLPEVQGVSRILAHWACYKVQQKDVSDEDVARAINQKLGDTPGVSYSDIAARAYGCGRTELAIKLLEYEPRSGEQVPLLLKMKRSKLALSKAIESGDTDLVFTVLLHLKNELNRGDFFMTLRNQPMALSLYRQFCKHQELETLKDLYNQDDNHQELGSFHIRASYAAEERIEGRVAALQTAADAFYKAKNEFAAKATEDQMRLLRLQRRLEDELGGHFVDLSLHDTVTTLILGGHSKRAEQLARDFRIPDKRLWWLKLTALADLEDWEELEKFSKSKKSPIGYLPFVEICMKQHNKYEAKKYASRVGPEQKVKALLLVGDVAQAADVAIEHRNEAELSLVLSHCTGATDGATADKIQRARAQAQKK; from the exons ATGGACTGCTACACGGCAAACTGGAACCCGCTCGGGGACTCTGCCTTTTACCG GAAATATGAGTTGTACAGCATGGACTGGGACCTGAAGGAGGAACTCAGGGACTGCTTGGTAGCTGCTGCGCCCTATGGAGGCCCTATTG CTCTATTGAGGAACCCATGGCGGAAGGAGAAGGCTACAAGCATACGGCCAGTGCTTGAGATCTACTCTGCTTCTGGCCTGCCTCTGGCCAGTCTGCTG TGGAAGAGTGGGCCCGTGGTGTCCCTCGGCTGGTCAGCTGAGGAGGAGCTGCTCTGCGTGCAGGAAGATGGTGTAGTACTGGTTTACGGACTTCATGGTGACTTCCGGAGACACTTCAGCATGGGCAAT GAGGTGCTCCAGAACCGAGTTCTAGATGCCCGGATCTTCCATACTGAGTTTGGTTCAGGGTTGGCCATCCTCACCGGGGCCCACCGCTTCACCCTCAGTGCCAACGTGGGAGATCTTAAGCTTCGCCGGATGCCAGAGGTGCCAG GTCTGCAGAGTGCACCCTCATGCTGGACCACACTGTGCCAGGACCGAGTTGCACACATTCTTCTGGCTGTGGGGCCTGATCTTTACCTCCTCGACCACGCAGCCTGCTCCGCAGTG ACGctccctggcctggccccaggaGTGAGCAGCTTCCTGCAGATGGCTGTCTCCTTCACCTACCGACATCTGGCACTCTTCACAGACACAGGCTACATCTGGATGGGGACATCATCACTCAAG GAGAAGCTGTGTGAGTTCAACTGCAACATCCGGGCCCCCCCGAAGCAGATGGTCTG GTGCAGCCGTCCTCGCAGCAAAGAGAGGGCTGTCGTGGTGGCATGGGAGAGGCGTCTAATGGTGGTGGGTGATGCACCCGAGAGCATCCA ATTTGTGCTGGATGAAGACTCCTACCTGGTGCCTGAGCTGGATGGGGTCCGCATCTTCTCTCGTAGCACCCACGAGTTCCTGCATGaggttccag TGGCCAGCGAGGAGATCTTCAAAATTGCCTCAATGGCCCCCGGGGCACTGTTGTTGGAGGCCCAGAAAGAGTATGAG AAAgagagccaaaaggcagatgagTACCTACGGGAGATCCAGGAGCTGGGCCAGCTGACCCAGGCCGTGCAGCAGTGCATTGAGGCTGCGGGACATGAGCACCGGCCAGACATGCAGAAGAGTCTGCTCAGG GCGGCCTCCTTTGGAAAGTGTTTCCTCGACAAATTTCCACCTGACAGCTTCGTGCGCATGTGTCAGGACCTGCGTGTGCTAAATGCCATTCGGGACTATCACATCGGAATCCCCCTCACTTATAGCCA ATATAAGCAGCTCACCATCCAGGTGCTGCTGGACAG GCTTGTGTTGCGGAGGCTTTACCCCCTGGCGATTCAGATTTGCGAGTACCTGCGCCTTCCTGAAGTGCAGGGTGTCAGCAGGATCCTGGCCCACTGGGCCTGCTATAAG GTGCAACAGAAAGACGTGTCTGACGAGGATGTTGCTCGGGCCATTAACCAGAAACTGGGGGACACACCAGGCGTCTCTTACTCTGACATTGCTGCACGGGCCTATGGATGTGGCCGCACAGAGCTGGCCATCAAG CTGCTGGAGTATGAGCCACGCTCTGGGGAGCAGGTACCCCTTCTCCTAAAGATGAAGAGGAGCAAACTGGCACTGAGCAAGGCTATCGAGAGTGGGGACACTGATCTGG TGTTCACGGTATTGCTGCACCTGAAGAATGAGCTCAACCGAGGAGATTTTTTCATGACTCTTCGGAACCAGCCCATGGCCCTGAGTTTGTACCGACAA TTCTGCAAACATCAGGAGCTAGAGACACTGAAGGACCTTTACAATCAGGATGACAACCACCAGGAGCTGGGCAGCTTCCACATCCGAGCCAGCTATGCTGCAGAGGAG CGTATTGAGGGGCGAGTCGCAGCTCTGCAGACAGCAGCCGATGCCTTCTACAAGGCCAAGAATGAGTTTGCAGCCAAG GCCACGGAGGATCAAATGCGGCTCCTGCGGCTGCAGCGGCGCCTGGAAGATGAGCTGGGGGGCCACTTCGTGGACTTGTCTCTGCACGACACAGTCACCACCCTCATCCTGGGCGGCCACAGCAAGCGTGCAGAGCAGCTGGCACGTGACTTCCGCATTCCGGACAAGAG GCTCTGGTGGCTGAAGCTGACCGCCCTGGCAGATCTGGAAGATTGGGAGGAGCTAGAAAAATTTTCTAAGAGCAAGAAATCGCCCATTGGCTACCTG CCCTTTGTCGAGATCTGCATGAAGCAGCACAACAAGTATGAGGCCAAGAAGTATGCCTCCCGAGTGGGTCCCGAGCAGAAGGTCAAGGCCTTGCTTCTCGTTGG GGATGTGGCTCAGGCTGCAGATGTGGCCATTGAGCACCGGAACGAAGCAGAGCTGAGCCTCGTATTGTCCCACTGCACTGGAGCCACAGATGGGGCTACAGCCGACAAAATTCAGCGGGCTAGGGCACAAGCCCAGAAGAAGTGA